The Moorena producens PAL-8-15-08-1 genomic interval CTTCTGAGTCAGGCAAGCTACCATGTTCAAGGGGATTGACTCGTACACCGGAACGATAGACAATCCGACCTGGTATACCGACCACAGTACAATCGGAAGGAACATCTCGCAAGACCACTGACCCAGCACCAATGCGGACATTATTACCAATTTGGATATTCCCTAGCACCTTAGCACCAGCTCCCACCACCGCATTTTCTCCTAGAGTAGGGTGACGCTTACCACTTTCCTTTCCTGTACCGCCGAGGGTAACACCTTGATAGATTAGACAGTAGTCTCCCACAATAGCGGTTTCTCCAATCACCACACCCATACCATGGTCGATAAAGACACCATAACCAATTGTGGCACCCGGATGAATTTCAATACCTGTAACAAATCGGGATAACTGACTGAGCACTCGAGGAATGAATGGAATCCCAATCACATGTAACCAGTGACAACAGCGATGGAACAGCAGAGCCTGTAGACCGGGGTAGCAGAACAAAACCTCCAGCCAGTTCCGAGCAGCTGGGTCACGCTCAAAGATAATACGGAAGTCAGCAATCAGGGCAGATAGCACTAGGGGTCACCATAATTAATGCTTGAACAAATTACTAACTAGTTTACCTTGTCTTGATGGAATAGCGAGTGGAAGAAACCCCCTGATGAAAGTGCCGCATCTGTTGCTGGTTACTCTTGAGCCGTCAGGGTGTAATCCCAGCGTTGTCCTCCCTCAAAGGCACCGACCCAGATTTGGTATGTGCCAGCTGGCCAATTTTGTGCTGTTATGCTGGCATCTTTTTTAGAACCTGTATCATCCCCACAAAGGATCTGATTGTTGGGAAACTGAATTAGTAAAGTGGTATCGTTTCCCCCTGTGTTGACCCCTATAGTTAAACTGGGTAAATTTGCCTCCAAAACCATCAGGTGATCTGGAGTAGGGTCTCCAAAACCGATACAGGGATCATTGTTGCGATCGCTATTTGCAATCGATGACAACGAGTAAGCACCACCGGTGTGACCACTGACCTGTCCCTGACTTGGGGAAAAACCAGGTGATAAGTTTAAAGAAGCAAAATTCGCTGTCTGGGATAAAACGGGCATAGAACAGAGGGCTACTATTAAAGCTATGACTCCTTTAACACCTTGTCGTACCATTGCAAAACCCTCCTAAGACTAGTTGTTACTATTTCCTCCCTATTTGAGTAGCAGTAAACTATTAGAAATTACATTACCTACTTATAGTTTCCTATAAACCTCTGTTGTTTGACAGGAACACTTGTGACACTCTGCTATCTGCCACATTGATTATTAATTGATACCTTTGGCGTTAATTTATTCTTTAGCAATGATCTAAGTAGTCGGACAAAAGTAAAATTAACTGTTGAAATAGGGACTTCGGAGCAGGGAGCAGGGAGCAGAGGGGCTTTTGGCAACTTTACACAAGTTATAGCAATTCTACGACTTGTGAGGTACAAATTTCTGGTTTTTAGGGAGGAGGGAGCAGGGAGCAGGGAGCAGTGAAGAGGTAAGAGGGAAGAGGTAAGAGGGAAGAAGTCAAAAATAATGTGTACCTCATGAGTCCTAGAAACGCTAGAATACAGCGATGCAGCGAGGTAGCGCCACCAAAGGGGGTTTCCCCCACTCGCGCTTTGCATCAAGAAGTGAAGTTTATTTTTGTCCAGTTACTTATCAGTTATCAGCTAGCTTCTGTAGATACTAAAGTAACCTATCAGCTTAAGTGCTACGCGAACAGCTATCAGTAAATGCCTGAATACTTAGATGGACAAATGCCAAAATTTTCAATTCTGTAAACTCTATAACTATAGCGTTTATAGGACTCATGAGGTATGCATTATTTTTTACCTCTTCCGACTTTCGACTTCCGACTTCCCTGCTCCCTGCTCCCTACTCCCTACTCCCTGTTCCCTGTTCCCTGTTCCCTGTTCCCTGTTCCCTTTGGTATAGAATAAAGGTCAAAACTAAGAAAACAAGCGCGTTACAGCTATTTCCGTCCTATGGTCGCTCAATCGTTTGATCAACCTCTTGTTGAAATCAGTGTTGAACAACTGGCAAGGCAGATGGCAGATTCCCCGGAGCAGTTACAGCTTATTGATGTCCGAGAACGGCAAGAAGTTGCGATCGCTTCTATAGAAGGCTTTGAAATTCTGCCTTTGAGTGAATTTGCTCAGTGGTCTGGGGAAATCTCTACTCGCTTTGATCCCGCAGTTGAAACCATGGTCATGTGCCATCATGGTATGCGCTCGGCTCAGATGTGTCAGTGGTTAATCAGTCAGGGGTTCACGAATGTCAAGAATGTAGCTGGGGGTATTGACGCATACTCAATCATAGTTGATCATAGCATTCCTCGTTACTAATTGCAGCTCACTGCTAACTACTGTTATGAGTTGATTCTGCTATCTTAGAACAAATGTTCTTAGAGCAAATGTTCTTAGAGCAAATATTCTTATAGCAAATGTATTAATAACCAACTTAATCCTTGGGTGAGCAGACGCTGCAATACCTATGGATAAATCCCAGATACTTCCAACCTGCACCAAAACCAACCCTGATTTTTGGTGATTGATTGGGATATCTAATTATCACCCCTACTATTTTGGACTAAAGCAGGCTTAACTAAACCCAGCTTTTAGGCAACATTCCATTATTAGTATGTTTGATCACCTTAATGGTAACTCCTCCCTCTAATCTAGACTTTTTTCCCTTTAAAATGAAGTTCAGCTTTGGTTCAAAATGTCTCGCCAACAACTAAGTTTAACAAGTCGGCAACAACATATTCTCTGGGCGACTATTCGTC includes:
- the cysE gene encoding serine O-acetyltransferase translates to MLSALIADFRIIFERDPAARNWLEVLFCYPGLQALLFHRCCHWLHVIGIPFIPRVLSQLSRFVTGIEIHPGATIGYGVFIDHGMGVVIGETAIVGDYCLIYQGVTLGGTGKESGKRHPTLGENAVVGAGAKVLGNIQIGNNVRIGAGSVVLRDVPSDCTVVGIPGRIVYRSGVRVNPLEHGSLPDSEAKVIRALVDRIESLEQQLQELAQQRSSMASMISDHSSTPDAPEKGTTAPCCDLQDKEIRQFLDSYGI
- a CDS encoding rhodanese-like domain-containing protein, translated to MVAQSFDQPLVEISVEQLARQMADSPEQLQLIDVRERQEVAIASIEGFEILPLSEFAQWSGEISTRFDPAVETMVMCHHGMRSAQMCQWLISQGFTNVKNVAGGIDAYSIIVDHSIPRY